In a single window of the Thermoanaerobaculia bacterium genome:
- a CDS encoding YigZ family protein, whose translation MVRSVQGESFGQYSERGSKFLAHLFPIGNEDAFFSRLEALHREHHASRHLCWAFRLPDMERFSDAGEPRGTAGPPLLNLLSGLDLLLAGLIVVRYFGGVKLGTGNLARAYRTAGEEAVAGAHLILITEQIDMILHSTPAQVGEIFSLLDRLKIQIIDQAYSPAPRIWIRVESSRMDEVIDGFKARGLQFERGGRAYHPVKPS comes from the coding sequence ATGGTTCGTTCGGTACAGGGCGAGTCATTTGGACAGTACAGCGAACGAGGGTCGAAGTTCCTGGCCCACCTCTTTCCCATCGGGAATGAAGATGCCTTTTTCTCCCGTCTCGAAGCTCTTCACCGTGAACATCATGCATCCCGTCATCTCTGCTGGGCCTTTCGACTGCCCGATATGGAGCGATTTTCAGACGCGGGAGAGCCCAGGGGAACGGCCGGTCCGCCCCTTTTGAATCTCCTTTCAGGTCTCGATCTTCTCCTTGCGGGCCTGATCGTCGTCCGCTATTTTGGGGGTGTCAAGCTGGGAACGGGAAACCTGGCACGGGCCTATCGAACCGCCGGAGAGGAAGCCGTTGCCGGGGCCCATCTCATTCTAATTACAGAGCAGATTGACATGATTCTCCATTCAACTCCCGCTCAGGTCGGGGAAATTTTTTCACTTCTGGACAGACTGAAAATCCAGATCATCGATCAGGCTTATTCCCCCGCACCGCGTATCTGGATCCGTGTGGAGTCATCGCGCATGGATGAAGTCATCGATGGATTCAAGGCTCGAGGATTACAGTTTGAAAGGGGAGGCCGGGCCTATCACCCGGTGAAACCCTCCTGA
- a CDS encoding glycosyltransferase family 4 protein → MKIFQILDKGSFNTGSVHQMFALAGSLADRGHTVSVAGKPGSEVETACHSNHIPYVPLPFRLDFDPITILGLARAFRHSGVDVVHVHKGRPHTLALLASMLVPVPCFVANRGVSFPLTIWNRGKYRSRRCHRVVCVCDAIRDIVIRSGKLPPEKVVTIYAGTDLRRFDPSREDGRGLRRELGFEDHHVVVCQTGLREWRGWRTLVEAFAEIAPSAPEARLLLVAAKDEEHRRMIQTETDRLHITGRTVILGYRSDMPAISAAQDIACDFSYAGLGITGTLREGMAMGRPVVASSAGGNPELVIEGETGFLVPPGDPGSTGKALLRLIRNPDERTRMGLAGRKRVVDFFSTDIRVSRMERLYSEVVTSETGSSIS, encoded by the coding sequence GTGAAGATCTTCCAGATCCTGGACAAGGGGAGTTTCAATACGGGTTCGGTTCACCAGATGTTCGCACTTGCCGGGAGTCTGGCTGATCGAGGCCACACGGTATCGGTTGCAGGAAAACCGGGTTCCGAAGTTGAAACCGCATGCCACTCCAACCATATCCCCTATGTTCCACTTCCCTTTCGGCTGGATTTCGATCCGATCACCATTCTGGGCCTGGCCCGGGCCTTCCGCCATTCAGGAGTCGACGTAGTCCATGTCCACAAGGGGAGACCCCATACCCTGGCTCTCCTGGCTTCAATGCTGGTCCCCGTTCCCTGTTTTGTCGCCAACCGCGGGGTTTCCTTTCCGCTGACAATCTGGAATCGGGGGAAATACAGGTCCAGGCGTTGTCATCGAGTCGTCTGTGTCTGTGATGCGATTCGCGATATTGTCATTCGTTCAGGGAAGCTCCCTCCGGAAAAGGTCGTAACCATCTATGCCGGAACCGATCTGAGGCGCTTCGATCCATCCCGGGAGGACGGGCGGGGACTCAGAAGGGAACTTGGATTTGAAGATCATCACGTGGTTGTCTGTCAAACCGGACTTCGAGAATGGCGGGGATGGAGAACCCTCGTGGAGGCGTTCGCTGAGATCGCGCCATCGGCACCGGAAGCAAGACTTTTGCTTGTGGCTGCAAAAGATGAGGAACACCGCAGGATGATTCAGACAGAAACCGATCGCCTTCACATTACCGGCAGAACCGTAATTCTTGGATATCGAAGCGACATGCCCGCGATTTCCGCCGCTCAGGACATTGCCTGTGATTTTTCCTACGCCGGACTTGGAATTACGGGCACGCTGCGAGAGGGAATGGCGATGGGGCGACCTGTTGTCGCATCCTCTGCCGGGGGGAACCCGGAGCTGGTGATCGAGGGTGAAACCGGGTTTCTGGTTCCTCCCGGGGATCCCGGCTCGACAGGAAAGGCCCTTCTTCGTCTGATCCGAAATCCCGATGAGCGGACCCGCATGGGCCTGGCAGGCCGGAAGAGGGTGGTGGATTTCTTTTCCACGGACATCAGGGTTTCAAGAATGGAGCGCCTCTATTCGGAAGTCGTGACGTCAGAAACCGGTTCTTCCATTTCCTGA
- a CDS encoding tetratricopeptide repeat protein has protein sequence MDLYDQAEEARLSCRYVDAARFYQEALDLGIRTAEAHLGLGHVLRMQGEFLESLDHYQAAMERPADEVFRLDALLGKALALRALCRHAEAIRYLKEALDIFDRTDDEEGMAYALWALGGAKRISGKFTEALEHLEEALAMYRALGDSHGEMFCHCGLGGLSRILGRIDASDESYSAAHELARHHEDRFAISYSHCGLGNVHRMRGEFSKAMEQFQKAEEGYRILGDRVSYAYTVWSMGTVHKLQGEKEQAETRFHACLSLFESTRDPRGKIYALTGLAEMGIGPENLEICSSYAREYALPWEGLLVELTTARIQGSTLPGLEDRLKTFGTLWKPGSGPLNIP, from the coding sequence ATGGACTTATACGATCAGGCAGAAGAAGCCCGGTTATCATGCCGCTATGTGGATGCCGCCCGCTTCTATCAGGAGGCCCTCGACCTGGGAATCCGTACGGCGGAAGCTCATCTCGGACTTGGTCATGTTCTTCGAATGCAGGGCGAGTTCCTTGAATCTCTGGATCACTACCAGGCAGCGATGGAACGTCCTGCGGATGAAGTATTCCGGCTGGATGCACTGCTGGGAAAGGCGCTTGCCCTCCGAGCCCTGTGCCGTCATGCCGAAGCCATTCGATACCTGAAGGAAGCCCTGGATATCTTTGACCGCACCGACGATGAAGAAGGAATGGCCTATGCACTCTGGGCCCTTGGCGGTGCGAAGCGAATTTCCGGTAAATTTACGGAAGCCCTGGAACATCTGGAAGAGGCCCTCGCCATGTACCGGGCCCTCGGGGACAGCCACGGCGAAATGTTCTGTCACTGCGGGCTGGGAGGTCTTTCCCGTATCCTGGGTCGAATCGACGCGTCCGATGAGTCCTATTCCGCTGCCCATGAACTGGCCCGACACCACGAAGACCGCTTTGCCATCTCCTATTCCCATTGCGGACTGGGAAACGTCCATCGCATGAGGGGAGAGTTTTCAAAGGCCATGGAGCAGTTTCAGAAAGCGGAAGAAGGGTACCGGATTCTGGGGGATCGCGTATCCTATGCCTACACCGTGTGGTCCATGGGAACCGTTCACAAATTGCAGGGTGAAAAGGAACAGGCTGAAACCAGGTTTCACGCCTGTCTCTCCCTTTTTGAAAGCACACGCGATCCAAGGGGGAAAATCTATGCTCTCACCGGGCTCGCCGAGATGGGAATCGGACCGGAAAATCTTGAAATCTGTTCATCCTATGCCCGGGAATATGCTCTCCCCTGGGAAGGATTGCTGGTTGAGCTGACCACCGCCCGGATCCAGGGAAGCACCCTTCCCGGCCTGGAAGATCGACTGAAAACTTTTGGAACTCTCTGGAAACCGGGTTCAGGCCCGCTCAACATCCCCTGA
- a CDS encoding SpoIIE family protein phosphatase: MKSWLSLKSCLLVFLAFLFWLVAGFPGLAFFISSLVFVFLVRYLWHRLFWKVSRRLTLSYLIMATTAFLMGITILLVVIYAVAGLILHYEVDSRLRMTYEEMLFWHQQLKRFPDPAMLLGFTSRYPGANARVLSDDGLLLAGSPKPMGSLVETAIELEGSTWFLIVNDPGLIRLEVPLDDVLNTGSTYLRGMNWDIFIGSQLEEGNITSQMKTGPFRPRIQPGKSWLDRLIFRSLFLDLTSAISTPAEKLPRGHSASPTSPPWASHESDLGRPIPMVVLSISPRDLYLSLAPQAPGSPRLILQVLLFLTGFIVLMGSITLVFAAVTVVRITQSIRRLSAGGERFSSGEFTYRIPIRPRRDELNLLALQFNRMAESIETFLQEEMVKNQMLKEIEIASTIQRSLLPEKLNLNPFESTVHFEPCERVGGDYYDAFSLKNHHLFTIGDASGHGVPAAILMSMVKSVMSTLVDEGRDPDIILKRIHEFLAGTVQGEQFITLQMVAIHQGHLHLFNAGHPPPILLSNGSPRLVELPSMPVGLLDGPRGESIRVDFRKGDILFFYTDGLYEAVDQDDEIFGFDRLLDVLGRSPRHPGLIITNVLHALDAFREGVPLGDDLTMVALRAP, encoded by the coding sequence GTGAAGTCCTGGCTATCCCTGAAAAGCTGTCTTTTGGTTTTCCTGGCCTTTCTGTTCTGGCTTGTCGCGGGTTTTCCCGGATTGGCCTTCTTTATCTCTTCCCTGGTTTTTGTCTTTCTCGTGCGCTATCTATGGCACCGGCTCTTCTGGAAGGTTTCCAGGAGGCTGACACTCTCCTACCTGATCATGGCCACGACGGCATTTCTCATGGGGATTACCATTCTTCTTGTTGTCATCTACGCGGTAGCCGGCCTTATCCTCCACTATGAAGTTGACTCCAGACTTCGGATGACCTACGAAGAAATGTTGTTCTGGCATCAACAGCTGAAGCGGTTCCCCGATCCTGCCATGCTTCTGGGATTCACGTCTCGGTACCCGGGAGCCAACGCCCGTGTCCTATCAGATGATGGCCTTCTTCTTGCCGGGTCCCCAAAACCCATGGGGAGTCTTGTGGAAACGGCCATTGAACTGGAAGGTTCCACATGGTTTCTGATCGTTAATGATCCCGGGCTTATCCGGCTGGAAGTGCCCCTTGATGATGTTCTCAATACGGGGTCAACCTACCTGAGGGGGATGAACTGGGATATTTTCATCGGTTCTCAGCTTGAAGAGGGAAATATAACATCGCAGATGAAAACCGGACCCTTCCGCCCAAGGATTCAACCCGGAAAATCATGGCTTGACCGGCTGATATTCCGCAGCCTCTTTCTTGACCTTACCTCCGCCATTTCAACGCCGGCGGAGAAGCTCCCCCGGGGGCACTCCGCCTCACCGACCTCTCCACCCTGGGCAAGCCATGAAAGTGATCTGGGAAGGCCGATTCCAATGGTGGTTCTGAGCATTTCACCCAGAGATCTTTACTTAAGCCTTGCTCCCCAGGCTCCGGGGTCCCCGCGTCTGATTCTCCAGGTTCTCCTCTTTTTAACGGGATTTATCGTTCTCATGGGTTCCATTACTCTGGTCTTTGCTGCCGTCACCGTGGTCAGAATCACGCAATCCATCCGGCGGCTTTCAGCGGGAGGAGAGCGATTCTCCTCCGGCGAATTTACCTATCGAATCCCGATTCGTCCTCGCAGAGATGAACTGAATCTGCTTGCTCTTCAGTTTAACCGGATGGCGGAAAGTATTGAGACCTTCCTTCAAGAGGAGATGGTCAAGAATCAGATGTTAAAGGAAATCGAGATTGCTTCTACAATACAAAGAAGTCTCCTCCCGGAAAAACTGAACCTGAATCCCTTTGAATCGACCGTTCACTTTGAACCCTGTGAACGTGTGGGAGGTGATTACTACGATGCCTTTTCATTAAAGAATCATCACCTGTTCACGATCGGGGATGCCTCGGGACACGGTGTCCCGGCGGCCATTTTGATGTCCATGGTGAAGAGTGTCATGTCCACCCTTGTGGATGAGGGTCGGGACCCGGATATTATTTTGAAGAGAATTCACGAATTCCTCGCCGGGACGGTCCAGGGAGAGCAGTTTATTACGCTGCAGATGGTTGCGATCCACCAGGGGCATCTACACCTCTTCAACGCCGGCCATCCGCCCCCCATCCTTCTATCCAATGGTAGTCCCCGTCTTGTGGAACTGCCCTCCATGCCGGTCGGACTCCTGGATGGGCCCAGGGGTGAATCGATCAGGGTCGATTTCCGTAAGGGTGACATTCTCTTTTTCTACACGGACGGTCTCTATGAGGCTGTGGATCAGGATGATGAGATCTTCGGGTTTGACCGTCTTCTTGATGTTCTGGGCCGTTCGCCCCGCCACCCCGGCCTGATTATTACCAACGTTCTCCATGCTCTGGATGCCTTTCGAGAAGGTGTGCCTCTCGGTGATGATCTGACCATGGTGGCATTGAGGGCGCCGTGA
- the nadA gene encoding quinolinate synthase NadA, whose amino-acid sequence MTDEQIVRESERLHDSLKHLGWTLEDCGVYAPITLEIRNLAREKNAVILAHNYQTPDIIFGISDYRGDSLGLSEAARDTDADVIVFCGVRFMAETAKILSPEKVVLHPAPDAGCSLSESISAQDVRNLRTRYPDAAFVCYVNTMAEVKAECDACCTSANALAVVEAIDNDTIVFLPDRHMAANLRKYTSKTILDYDGTCIVHDAFTYETALTWKRMYPNAKLLVHTESHRKVVDIADLAGGTGDMVHYVKNSGAKQFMLVTECGLSDRLRVEFPEKEFLGTCSLCPHMKRVNLGNVLQALKEPRDDQIVEIPEDIRQRASRSITMMFDLTRKKVDPSRPHSNLGDLEQ is encoded by the coding sequence ATGACCGATGAGCAGATTGTCAGGGAGTCAGAGCGTTTGCACGATTCCCTGAAACATCTTGGGTGGACCCTCGAAGACTGCGGGGTGTATGCTCCCATAACGCTGGAGATCCGAAATCTGGCCAGGGAAAAGAATGCCGTAATCCTGGCGCACAATTACCAGACTCCCGATATAATTTTCGGTATATCGGATTACCGGGGCGATTCCCTGGGCCTTTCCGAAGCTGCCCGGGATACGGATGCCGATGTGATCGTCTTTTGCGGAGTCCGTTTTATGGCGGAGACCGCGAAGATCCTGTCCCCGGAAAAGGTTGTGCTGCACCCGGCTCCCGATGCCGGATGCTCTCTTTCTGAATCGATTTCCGCGCAGGATGTCCGGAACCTGCGAACCCGATATCCCGACGCTGCCTTTGTCTGTTATGTAAACACTATGGCGGAAGTGAAGGCGGAGTGTGATGCATGCTGTACCAGCGCCAATGCCCTGGCCGTTGTGGAAGCCATCGATAACGACACGATCGTCTTCCTCCCTGACCGGCACATGGCGGCCAACTTGAGGAAATACACCTCCAAGACGATCCTCGACTACGACGGAACCTGTATCGTTCACGATGCCTTTACCTACGAGACGGCCCTGACATGGAAACGGATGTATCCCAACGCCAAATTGCTTGTTCACACTGAATCTCACCGGAAGGTTGTCGATATCGCCGATCTCGCCGGGGGGACGGGCGATATGGTGCATTACGTGAAAAACAGTGGTGCGAAGCAGTTCATGCTGGTAACGGAGTGCGGTCTCTCCGACCGCCTCCGGGTCGAATTTCCTGAAAAGGAGTTTTTGGGAACCTGCTCCCTCTGTCCCCACATGAAGCGGGTGAACCTTGGAAATGTCCTTCAGGCCCTCAAGGAGCCTCGAGACGATCAGATCGTTGAAATTCCGGAGGATATTCGACAGCGGGCCAGCCGCAGCATTACCATGATGTTTGACCTGACGCGCAAAAAAGTTGATCCATCCCGTCCCCACTCGAATCTCGGGGATCTTGAACAATAG
- a CDS encoding DoxX family membrane protein, with translation MTPWKELSLAAPFPRLSLGLIFLVAGIHKALAGFEATAGWMTKAFEGTFLPEIAVQIFAYGLIPLEILVGVMLLLGLWRKGFLLTAACLLMLLIVGKLILADHAVVFQNTFYLFLAALGLAVLPFDPCGIDAMRQS, from the coding sequence ATGACGCCGTGGAAGGAACTCTCTCTGGCCGCTCCCTTTCCCAGGCTCTCCCTGGGCTTGATTTTTCTGGTTGCCGGAATCCATAAGGCTCTGGCCGGGTTTGAAGCCACAGCAGGGTGGATGACGAAGGCTTTTGAGGGTACGTTCCTTCCCGAGATTGCGGTTCAAATTTTTGCTTACGGGCTGATCCCCCTGGAAATCCTCGTTGGCGTGATGCTTCTGCTCGGGCTCTGGAGAAAGGGGTTTCTCCTGACGGCCGCCTGTCTTCTCATGCTTCTGATCGTGGGCAAACTGATCCTCGCAGACCATGCCGTGGTGTTTCAAAACACCTTCTATCTCTTTCTGGCGGCTCTGGGCCTTGCCGTGCTGCCCTTTGATCCCTGCGGCATCGACGCCATGCGACAATCCTGA
- the ispH gene encoding 4-hydroxy-3-methylbut-2-enyl diphosphate reductase encodes MTTLTFQLYLARPRGFCAGVDRAIEVVRETLRQYGSPVFVRHAIVHNRHVVEELEREGAVFVEDTGQIPEGSVAIFSAHGVSPQVRVEAEKRGLRAIDATCPLVTKVHLEARRFAEKGYSILLIGHRGHVEVEGTLGEAPDHILLIETGEDAERIEVPDPEKVALITQTTLSVDDTREIAEVLKARFPQIHIPSAKDICYATQNRQDAVKALCKKVEAVIVIGSPASSNSNRLREVAEGAGRRAWLIEEANQINPRWLEGISRLGVTSGASTPESLVQAVISRLSELGAESVVELEGEIETIRFQLPRELQK; translated from the coding sequence CTGACAACCTTGACCTTCCAGCTCTACCTTGCACGACCCCGCGGTTTCTGTGCGGGTGTGGACCGGGCAATTGAAGTGGTTCGTGAGACCCTGCGGCAGTACGGTTCTCCCGTTTTTGTCCGCCATGCCATTGTCCATAATCGGCATGTTGTAGAAGAACTGGAGCGCGAAGGTGCTGTTTTTGTGGAAGATACCGGCCAGATTCCCGAAGGATCCGTCGCCATTTTCTCGGCCCATGGAGTCTCTCCGCAGGTACGGGTCGAAGCGGAAAAACGGGGTCTTCGTGCCATCGACGCCACCTGTCCACTGGTCACCAAGGTCCATCTGGAAGCTCGAAGGTTCGCGGAAAAGGGGTACTCCATCCTTCTGATCGGACATCGGGGCCATGTGGAAGTGGAGGGAACCCTGGGAGAGGCACCCGACCATATCCTGCTGATCGAAACAGGGGAGGATGCGGAGCGCATCGAAGTCCCCGATCCGGAAAAGGTCGCTCTTATAACCCAGACAACCCTTTCCGTCGACGATACAAGGGAAATCGCGGAAGTCCTGAAAGCTCGATTCCCTCAGATTCATATTCCCTCCGCCAAAGATATCTGCTACGCAACCCAGAACCGGCAGGATGCCGTAAAAGCCCTCTGTAAAAAGGTGGAAGCCGTGATCGTGATTGGCTCTCCGGCTTCATCCAACTCGAATCGGCTCCGGGAGGTGGCGGAAGGTGCAGGACGCCGTGCATGGCTGATTGAGGAGGCAAACCAGATCAATCCCCGATGGCTGGAGGGAATTTCCCGGCTGGGTGTGACTTCGGGAGCCTCGACCCCGGAATCCCTCGTTCAGGCGGTTATCTCCCGCCTCTCAGAGCTTGGTGCCGAGTCGGTTGTGGAACTGGAGGGTGAAATTGAAACCATCCGGTTTCAGCTTCCACGGGAACTTCAGAAATAG